A genomic region of Zygotorulaspora mrakii chromosome 7, complete sequence contains the following coding sequences:
- the SEN2 gene encoding tRNA splicing endonuclease subunit SEN2 (similar to Saccharomyces cerevisiae SEN2 (YLR105C); ancestral locus Anc_8.294) — MAKLRPAGERYKYPLPIHPIENLPQLIPHNPISWVHWLYCYYKSFNGLPKRISIKILARKYCHIIVDDPDEMLFLWENGFFGTGQLSRSEPTWKARTIARMGDLCDEVDRGKSNLALEDITDRRRLQRIDFKKKRQQFEDQLLELRRRGGTIEDESKLVAKERESLRSLKDQQLLSFKKQNDTQLRSEDSELIDEKGELVNLESLELTFVEALFLSFAIPVLDVSPYVLIERFLGPIATLEYRNVYPSIKQYVAYHHYRSHGWCVRSGIKFGCDYLLYKRGPPFQHAQFCVKVLDVDETHDYTWYSSLARVAGGAKKTLVLCYVKNTTTEEEILRLLSKKNLTKALSSYEVSELIYRRWVPGKNRD, encoded by the coding sequence ATGGCCAAACTACGGCCTGCTGGAGAGCGATATAAATACCCCTTGCCAATTCATCCCATTGAGAACCTGCCTCAACTTATTCCTCACAACCCTATATCTTGGGTACATTGGCTATATTGTTACTACAAGAGCTTCAATGGGCTACCCAAAAGGATCTCCATAAAGATACTGGCTAGAAAATACTGCCATATAATAGTTGATGATCCAGATGAAATGCTGTTTCTATGGGAGAACGGATTTTTTGGTACAGGCCAATTATCAAGAAGTGAGCCTACCTGGAAAGCTCGTACAATAGCTAGAATGGGCGATTTATGCGATGAAGTGGACCGAGGTAAATCCAATTTAGCATTGGAAGATATTACTGACAGGAGAAGACTACAGAGGATCGATTTTAAAAAGAAGCGCCAGCAGTTCGAGGACCAGCTGTTGGAACTGAGGCGGAGAGGTGGGACGATTGAAGATGAGAGCAAGTTAGTGGcgaaagaaagagaatcTCTTCGAAGCCTCAAGGATCAACAGTTGCTGAGCtttaaaaaacaaaatgatACTCAACTGAGAAGTGAAGACAGTGAACTTATCGACGAGAAGGGAGAACTTGTAAATTTAGAATCGCTAGAACTCACATTCGTGGAagcattatttttatcGTTCGCTATACCAGTACTGGATGTGTCACCATACGTGTTGATAGAACGATTTCTAGGACCTATCGCAACTCTTGAATATCGAAATGTCTATCCATCGATAAAACAATATGTCGCATATCATCATTACCGGTCCCATGGGTGGTGTGTAAGATCAGGAATCAAATTTGGTTGTGACTATCTTCTTTATAAGCGGGGTCCACCCTTTCAACATGCTCAGTTCTGCGTCAAAGTTTTAGACGTTGACGAAACTCACGACTACACATGGTACTCTAGTCTAGCTCGTGTTGCTGGAGGAGCCAAAAAGACTTTGGTCTTGTGTTATGTGAAGAATACAACTACTGAAGAGGAGATACTTCGATTACTGAGTAAGAAAAATCTAACAAAGGCACTTTCCAGTTACGAAGTTAGCGAGCTTATATATAGACGCTGGGTTCCTGGCAAGAACAGAGACTGA
- the LCL2 gene encoding Lcl2p (similar to Saccharomyces cerevisiae YLR104W; ancestral locus Anc_8.293) — MILFGLQEICATLLVMQCAFGFLFNFNPNQQQQQQQQQAQPSFEDIYLNNECNGYLCPDTMQCVSQPKDCPCPFPKSQLKCTLPNDRYICISKPATHDAALNEIYDDETRGSTAKKEEARDCGWVLDAYMDKV, encoded by the coding sequence ATGATCCTATTTGGATTACAGGAAATTTGTGCAACACTATTGGTAATGCAATGTGCCTTtggttttcttttcaacttcaatcCTaatcagcagcagcagcagcagcagcagcaagcGCAGCCAAGCTTTGAAGACATATATCTGAATAACGAGTGCAATGGTTATCTGTGTCCGGACACCATGCAATGCGTTTCGCAGCCAAAAGATTGTCCCTGCCCGTTTCCAAAATCACAATTGAAATGTACCCTTCCCAATGATCGCTACATCTGTATCTCTAAACCTGCAACTCATGACGCTGCGCTTAACGAGATCTATGATGATGAGACAAGGGGCTCGACAGccaaaaaagaggaagcCAGGGATTGTGGATGGGTACTCGACGCTTATATGGACAAGGTCTAG
- the CDC45 gene encoding DNA replication initiation factor CDC45 (similar to Saccharomyces cerevisiae CDC45 (YLR103C); ancestral locus Anc_8.292), which translates to MYYEIEQVAEPYNEILRNSSSPSSCQLVIFVSCLNIDALCSTKILADLFKSQLVQSQIVPVFGYSDLKQHYARLDDDIRSVVLIGCGGSINMEEFLEINTDDLLVDSKEDVRRYKRHIYIFDAHRPWNLNNIFGSDIVHCLDDGTIEESLEEERKAYYRLAELDLEENETHESEDNATDVDEEDGVSNDYDTEEDEDGDEEDFSRKRSTDSSENPNASNKKNRKQRKTLLDEYETVIEEYYSQGTCVVNSVSLQIYSLLSKIGECNLHYLWLTVLGATSLDTAYPHVYNRLYPLLQDEVRRLSPSSNTVKTPDTLSLEVQPDYYLFLLRHSSLYDSFYYSNYVNAKLSLWNENGKKRLHKMFARMGISLNIAQETWLYMDHSIKKELRIIFDRNLDRYGLQDIIRDGFVRSMGYRGAVSATEFVEALLALLEVGKTIVKYDERIEPTDKNSEMINKNFFDREEQKKWVANFWLSWDALDDDKIELLNRGIQHAKTLQKIIFNTGVAALEKKMIKNLRIYRLCVLQDGPDLNSYRNPLTLLRLGNWLVECCAESEDNALLPMVLASLNEATDTYLVAGLPPRYPRGLDMLESQKHILNNFSMAFQQISSETGARVRIDNFESSIIEIRKDDLSPFLEKLTLSGLL; encoded by the coding sequence ATGTATTATGAAATAGAACAAGTAGCCGAGCCATACAATGAGATTTTACGAAACTCATCAAGTCCTTCGTCGTGTCAGCTGGTCATATTCGTATCCTGTTTGAACATCGACGCTCTCTGCTCTACGAAGATACTAGCGGACCTGTTCAAGAGTCAGTTGGTTCAGTCACAGATTGTTCCAGTTTTCGGATACTCAGATCTAAAACAGCATTACGCAAGGTTAGACGATGATATTAGAAGTGTTGTGCTTATTGGATGCGGTGGTAGCATCAACATGGAAGAGTTTCTGGAGATAAATACTGATGATCTGCTGGTAGACTCTAAGGAGGATGTCAGGAGGTACAAGCgacatatatatatctttgaCGCTCATCGGCCTTGGAATCTGAATAACATATTTGGATCAGACATTGTGCATTGCTTAGACGATGGAACCATCGAAGAATCTTTGGAGGAAGAGAGAAAAGCATATTACCGCTTGGCAGAGCTCgatcttgaagaaaatgagacCCACGAATCAGAGGATAACGCTACGGATGTCGATGAGGAAGACGGTGTATCGAATGATTATGAcactgaagaagatgaagacgGCGACGAAGAAGATTTCTCTCGAAAGAGAAGCACCGACTCCTCTGAGAACCCTAATGCCAGTAATAAAAAGAACAGGAAGCAACGCAAAACATTATTAGATGAGTACGAGACCGTAATAGAGGAATATTACTCACAAGGTACATGTGTGGTTAATTCTGTTTCTCTCCAAATATACTCACTCTTATCAAAGATTGGTGAATGCAATCTTCATTACTTATGGCTGACGGTACTTGGCGCAACTTCCTTGGATACTGCGTATCCTCATGTATATAATCGGCTTTACCCTTTACTACAGGACGAGGTAAGAAGATTGTCACCTAGCAGTAATACTGTAAAGACACCAGATACTCTTTCTCTGGAAGTCCAGCCCGATTActatctttttctgctaAGGCATTCATCATTATATGACAGCTTTTACTATTCTAATTATGTCAATGCTAAATTATCCCTATGGAAcgaaaatggtaaaaaaaGACTGCATAAAATGTTCGCAAGAATGGGCATATCTTTAAATATTGCTCAAGAGACATGGTTGTACATGGATcattcaatcaaaaaagaattgcgtatcatttttgatagGAATTTAGACCGCTACGGTCTGCAAGACATCATAAGAGATGGATTTGTAAGATCAATGGGTTATAGAGGAGCAGTTAGCGCAACCGAATTCGTCGAAGCATTATTAGCATTACTGGAGGTTGGTAAAACCATAGTAAAATACGATGAAAGAATAGAACCCACTGACAAAAATTCCGAAATGattaataaaaatttttttgatcgaGAGGAACAGAAGAAGTGGGTTGCAAATTTTTGGCTGAGTTGGGATGCTCTTGATGATGACAAAATAGAATTGTTAAATCGAGGTATTCAGCATGCCAAGACCTTGCAGAagatcatcttcaacaCTGGTGTGGCTGCgttggaaaaaaaaatgatcaaaaatttgagaatcTACAGACTATGCGTTCTACAGGATGGACCAGATTTAAATTCTTACCGAAACCCTCTGACGCTACTACGTCTTGGTAATTGGCTAGTCGAGTGCTGTGCTGAATCAGAAGATAATGCACTGCTGCCGATGGTGCTCGCAAGTTTGAACGAAGCTACCGATACCTACCTTGTTGCTGGTTTACCACCTAGATACCCAAGAGGTCTTGATATGCTGGAATCTCAAAAACACATTCTTAACAACTTTAGCATGGCCTTTCAACAAATAAGCAGCGAGACAGGCGCCCGTGTTAGAATTGATAACTTTGAAAGCTCGATCATCGAGATTCGTAAAGACGACTTATCCCCATTCCTAGAAAAACTAACACTGAGTGGTCTACTATAG
- the APC9 gene encoding anaphase promoting complex subunit 9 (similar to Saccharomyces cerevisiae APC9 (YLR102C); ancestral locus Anc_8.291) produces the protein MRQQSGRNISNVTTERKSSDNALFQLPSLPTWRTPRIKTQQDHTGDLSTSQHYKNSFTTPLRKPSSLLLYHSQQIEPLPEDNRAVTNAGSARLEYADLPERVSQNSDTEYDYSCLSDKPLLCQSKADCYLHSERAAHCLVFHKDGHPKGIDSHCRPDLNITCGEMDKPTTGDEDYSDSILLHVPGCTKQDMDFLLKRDYMSQRPNIRRIDEILNHEANALSRFWNDSELTKTLDRNHLHEQYLILQQERKELDLVKASLQPDTAKILKNKWSKLHCD, from the coding sequence ATGCGTCAGCAGTCAGGTAGGAATATATCGAACGTCACAACGGAACGGAAATCATCTGACAATGCACTGTTTCAGCTGCCGTCTCTTCCAACGTGGCGGACACCTCGAATTAAGACCCAACAGGATCATACGGGAGATCTCTCGACAAGCCAGCACTACAAGAACAGCTTTACCACCCCTTTAAGAAAACCTTCATCTCTCTTATTATATCACTCTCAGCAGATAGAACCACTACCGGAAGACAATAGAGCTGTCACAAATGCAGGAAGCGCACGTTTGGAGTATGCCGATCTCCCAGAGAGAGTATCACAGAATTCTGATACTGAATACGATTATAGCTGCCTCTCTGATAAGCCGCTACTCTGTCAGAGCAAGGCAGACTGTTATTTGCATTCTGAAAGGGCTGCCCATTGTCTCGTATTTCATAAGGACGGACATCCCAAAGGCATCGACAGCCACTGCAGGCCTGATCTTAACATAACCTGCGGTGAGATGGACAAGCCCACGACCGGAGACGAAGATTATAGCGACAGCATATTGCTACATGTGCCTGGATGCACGAAGCAAGACATGGATTTTCTGCTTAAGAGAGATTACATGTCCCAAAGACCCAACATTCGCagaattgatgaaatactGAACCACGAGGCTAACGCCCTGAGTAGGTTTTGGAACGATTCTGAGCTTACAAAGACCCTCGACAGAAATCATCTGCACGAGCAATATCTGATCCTGCAGCAAGAGCGTAAAGAGCTTGATCTGGTGAAGGCCAGTTTACAGCCCGACACCGCTAAGATTCTGAAGAATAAGTGGTCCAAACTGCACTGCGATTAA
- the SAC6 gene encoding fimbrin (similar to Saccharomyces cerevisiae SAC6 (YDR129C); ancestral locus Anc_8.290), with amino-acid sequence MNIVKLQRKFPVLSQEDLFSTIEKFRLIDLDDKGWVDKQQALEAISKSGDASYDEARETLKQVNVDASGHVELDDYVELIAKLKESKAGPPPQTSFETSAPSMTLSPSRAGLQHKGTGAQAKIIVSGSTTGTTHTINEEERREFTKHINSVLAGDADIGQLLPFPEDTFQLFDECKDGLVLSKLINDSVPDTIDTRVLNWPKKGKSLNNFQASENANIVINSAKAIGCIVVNVHSEDIIEGKEHLILGLIWQIIRRGLLSKIDIKLHPELYRLLEDDESLEQFLRLPPEQILLRWFNYHLKQANWDRRVSNFSSDVSDGQNYTVLLHQLAPALCSTAPLQTQDLLQRAEQVLTNAEKLDCRKYLTPSSLVAGNPKLNLAFVAHLFNTHPGLDPIEESEKPEIEEFDAEGEREARVFTLWLNSLDVDPSVVSLFEDLKDGIILLQAYEKVMPGAVQSNHVNKRPSSGGEMSRFKALENTNYAVELGKANGFSLVGIEGSDIVDGNKLLTLGLVWQLMRRNINNTIKSLSSSGRDMSDSQMLKWAQEQVSKGGKTAKIHSFKDPALSNGHFLLDVINGIAPGYVDYDLVAPGNTDEEKYANARLAISIARKLGALIWLVPEDINEVRSRLIITFVASLMSIKK; translated from the exons ATGAATATCGTCAAGCTACAA AGAAAATTTCCAGTGCTATCTCAGGAAGACCTGTTCTCAACTATCGAAAAATTTAGATTGATTGATTTGGATGACAAAGGTTGGGTTGATAAGCAGCAGGCGTTGGAAGCAATTTCGAAGTCTGGGGATGCTTCTTATGATGAAGCCAGAGAGACTTTGAAGCAGGTCAACGTTGACGCTTCTGGTCATGTTGAACTGGATGATTACGTTGAATTGATTGCCAAGTTAAAGGAATCAAAGGCAGGCCCGCCCCCACAAACAAGCTTTGAAACAAGCGCACCATCGATGACTTTGTCACCAAGTCGTGCGGGATTACAGCATAAAGGAACAGGTGCCCAAGCAAAGATTATTGTCAGCGGTTCTACGACAGGTACCACGCATACAATtaacgaagaagaaagacgTGAATTTACAAAACATATTAATAGTGTCTTAGCTGGCGATGCTGATATTGGACAATTGCTACCATTCCCAGAGGACACCTTTCAGCTATTCGACGAATGCAAGGATGGGCTTGTGTTGTCTAAATTGATTAATGATTCTGTACCCGATACAATTGATACAAGAGTTTTGAATTGGCCCAAGAAGGGCAAGagtttgaacaattttcaAGCAAGTGAGAATGCTAACATTGTAATCAACTCTGCCAAGGCTATCGGATGTATTGTTGTGAATGTTCATTCAGAAGATATCATCGAAGGTAAGGAGCATTTGATCTTAGGATTAATTTGGCAAATCATCAGGAGAGGTTTGCTGAGTAAGATAGATATTAAATTACACCCTGAATTGTATCGTTTATTGGAAGATGATGAATCCTTGGAACAATTCTTAAGATTGCCACCGGAGCAAATTTTATTGCGTTGGTTCAATTACCATTTAAAACAAGCCAATTGGGACAGAAGAGTTAGCAATTTCTCAAGTGACGTGTCTGATGGTCAAAACTACACAGTTTTGTTGCATCAATTAGCTCCCGCACTCTGCTCAACAGCTCCTTTGCAAACACAAGATCTATTACAGAGAGCAGAGCAGGTTTTGActaatgctgaaaaattagattgtagaaaatatttgacaCCAAGTTCTCTCGTGGCAGGTAATCCAAAGCTTAACCTGGCATTTGTTGCTCACTTGTTCAACACTCATCCAGGTTTAGATCCTATTGAAGAATCTGAAAAACCTGAAATCGAGGAGTTTGATGCGGAGGGTGAGAGAGAAGCCAGAGTATTTACCCTATGGTTGAACTCGTTGGATGTTGATCCATCTGTTGTGTCcttatttgaagatttgaaagatgGTATAATCTTACTACAAGCCTACGAGAAAGTTATGCCCGGCGCAGTGCAAAGTAATCACGTTAACAAAAGGCCAAGCTCAGGAGGTGAAATGTCTAGGTTCAAAGCTTTAGAAAATACAAATTATGCTGTTGAATTAGGTAAAGCCAATGGATTTTCTTTAGTGGGTATCGAGGGTTCCGATATTGTTGATGGTAATAAATTGCTAACGCTAGGTCTAGTTTGGCAACTAATGCGcagaaatatcaacaatacGATCAAAAGTCTTTCGTCTAGTGGAAGAGACATGAGTGATTCACAAATGTTGAAATGGGCTCAAGAGCAAGTTTCTAAGGGGGGTAAAACCGCAAAAATACACTCCTTTAAAGATCCTGCTTTAAGTAATGGTCATTTCTTATTAGATGTGATTAATGGTATCGCACCAGGATATGTGGACTATGACCTGGTGGCACCTGGTAAcacagatgaagaaaaatacgCGAATGCAAGGCTAGCCATTTCCATCGCAAGAAAGCTAGGTGCCTTAATTTGGTTAGTTCCTGAAGATATCAACGAAGTACGCTCAAGATTGATCATCACTTTTGTCGCTTCTTTGATGTCCATtaagaaataa
- the ERG27 gene encoding 3-keto-steroid reductase (similar to Saccharomyces cerevisiae ERG27 (YLR100W); ancestral locus Anc_8.289) has translation MHKVAVITGTNSNLGLNIAFRLIEKVNPVCRLTIIVTSRTLPRARDVIKSIESFVKKTNRPGIVDYDYLLVDFTNMVSILNAYFDLQKQYKQIHYFFVNAAQGVYDGIDWIGATKQVCTNIIDAVTYPDYRLQKVGIKSKDDMGLVFQANVFGPYYLIQKILPLLSAGKANVVWISSLMSDPKYLSLTDIQMLKSDTTYEGSKRLVDLLHLASYKEMKSHGIHQYVVQPGIFISNSFSVYLNFFTYYGMLLLFYVARFIGSNWHNIDGYRAANAPVYVATMANPNFENQDVKYGSATYRDGMEYIKTQPIDGTGATDVYNYMSTLKKEWDAKLSNQITNSRQPI, from the coding sequence CCATCATCGTGACCTCAAGAACGCTGCCTCGAGCCAGAGATGTCATAAAGTCAATTGAGAGCtttgtgaaaaaaacaaatcgACCAGGGATTGTGGATTACGATTACCTTTTAGTTGACTTTACCAACATGGTGAGTATTCTCAATGcatattttgatcttcaaaagcaaTATAAGCAAATTCACTATTTCTTTGTGAATGCTGCTCAAGGTGTATATGACGGTATTGACTGGATAGGTGCCACCAAACAAGTATGCACCAACATTATTGATGCTGTCACATATCCAGATTACAGACTTCAAAAAGTTGGGATAAAGTCAAAGGACGATATGGGTCTTGTTTTCCAAGCGAATGTTTTCGGACCTTACTACCTAATACAGAAGATATTACCTTTACTTTCAGCGGGTAAGGCTAATGTGGTGTGGATTTCGAGTTTAATGTCTGATCCAAAGTACCTTTCTCTAACAGATATTCAGATGCTCAAATCAGATACCACCTATGAGGGCTCTAAGCGTTTAGTTGACTTGTTGCATCTAGCCTCTTataaagaaatgaaaagtcATGGTATTCACCAATATGTTGTTCAACCTGGTATTTTTATCAGCAATTCATTCTCAGtgtatttgaattttttcacttaTTATGGAATGTTGCTTCTTTTCTATGTAGCTAGATTTATTGGCTCAAATTGGCACAATATTGATGGTTACAGAGCTGCAAATGCTCCGGTTTATGTCGCGACAATGGCCAATCCGAATTTTGAGAACCAGGATGTCAAATATGGTTCCGCTACTTACAGAGATGGCATGGAATATATTAAGACGCAGCCAATTGATGGAACTGGTGCTACCGATGTTTATAACTATATGAGCACgttgaagaaagaatgGGATGCAAAATTGAGCAACCAAATCACGAACAGTAGACAACCAATCTGA